Below is a window of Xiphophorus maculatus strain JP 163 A chromosome 19, X_maculatus-5.0-male, whole genome shotgun sequence DNA.
caagaaaataaatacaacaaattaaattaattagtgGCAGAGCATGAATGCACCACTGTTGTCCTATTTTTATCCTTTCTTGCAGAGGCCTTGAAGAGAAGTGTTCCTCAGTCAGTTAATGGCACAACAGTGTGGGATGGTGATACTGTCACACTTGGGAGCACCCAGTCTGAAACAACCATGCAGGATCAGAGTGGAGAGACGAAGGAAAGGCTAAAAGAACCAGTGCctcagaaaaacattcaaagtccCAACACGGATGAGGAAAACCTGTCGGCTGTCCTGCAGAAGGACATGAGGATTGACGCAGCTGCAGAGACAACTGAAATGCAGACTACATTGGAGGAGGAAAGAGAAGATCCCAAAATGGGAGATGGGGAAAAGGTTGTCTTCCGTGACGTTATACATGACAGTCAGAATGAGAAAGAAATAAGCACTTCTTCAGGCGATAATGTCGATGTTCTGTTAAAATACCCGACGTTGGAGGGAAGCATGGAAAAAACCAACTGTCctgaaaagaatcaaagcaagaCTGAAAACAGTAAGGAAATGCTTCAAGCGTCCAACGCTGACACGTCAAAGAGTCCAGATGAGTGCTGGGATGATTATATAGTTACCACTGGTAACCCCCTTCTCTCCAACTCCCAAACATATCTTAAAATTGATGAGCAACATGATGCACAAACCGGCTGGCACTTTCCTGTAGGACCTGGCCTAGCACAAGAAGTTTTCTGCCCACAGTGGAGCTTTCCTGCTTCAAGTTATTACACTACTGTGGAGCCAACTGTGCCCTTTGAAGGTAggaaggatttttatttttgttttaagtaactTTAGCCTTGCGCTTAATATCTTCCAGATCACTCTGgtgatctggttctggtctgcaaGTTTGACTAATGAGTTGGATTTTTTCAGCTCAAAAAATTGTATTCATTATATAccatgtgtttttcttccacttagtTTTCTGCCAATATGTTTGGATACAGCCCTCTGTGTGCAGGAAGCATCTTCTGCATTGACCTTTTTTGGCGTATGCTAAATGTGGAGTCTGCCAGTGGCTGTTTACTAGAATATAAAAGTttgtcataaaacattttacagtgatGTGGAGAGTGTGGGAGGACTTGGATGCTGATTCTGAGAGCGTTCTGACCCCGATCACAATCAAAAAGGCCTCTCTGGACTTCACTGTCATGTCTTACAACATCCTTGCCCAAGACCTTTTGGAGCTGAACCAGCATCTGTACGCACACTGCCCCCTAGAGATGCAGCAGTGGAGCTACCGCTGCAACCTGCTCTTGAATGAAATCGAAAAATGGGCACCAGATGTGAGTCAGATCCGTGTGTTTTCTTATGTATCCGATGTGGTACAGCAACTGATCGTTTTTGTGTGCTCTTGTCCGTCTGTGTGTAGATTTTGTGTCTGCAGGAGGTTCAGGAGAACCACTACCATGAACACCTGCATCCTCTCCTTTCTCAGATGGGTAGAGCAGCTAAGATGACCCAGATGAGCTGTATTGGTCCATGACGTTGCATCAAAAATTTCATACATACTCTGCTCATGTTTTTCCCCAGGCTACACCTGTGTGTACCAGCGGCGTACAGGAACAAAGACCGATGGCTGTGCTGTTTGCTATCAAGGCTCACGCTTCGCCGAAGCCGCCGTTTCCAAGCTGGAGTTCTTCAGACCTGAGACCGGGCTGTTGGACCGGCACAACGTGGGCATCGTCCTGCTGCTTCGCCCGCTGGTCACCACAGAAGCAGAGGTCAAGGAGGCCGGCCCGTCCCTCTGCGTGGCCAACACACACCTGCTCTTCAACCCCAGGCGAGGTGACGTGAAGCTGGCCCAGTTGGCAATAATGCTGGCAGAAATCGATGCTGTGATAAAGTCCTGCAAGGCCAGAGGTGAACACTGTAATGTTGTCTTCTGTGGAGACTTTAACTCTGTCCCACACCTGCCTCTGTACCAGTTCATCACCACTGGTGAGCTCAGCTACCAGGGTCTGCCAACATGGATGGTGAGGAAACAAAACGGAAGGACAATTGTGTTCAATCTGAGTGTGGATCATCCTCCTGCTGAtccttgtgtgtgtgcatgtgtgttgtGTCCAACAGATTTCGGGCCAAGAGGACCTGTCCTATAAGCCCAGTTATCACAGACTGTTTGCTCCTCTGTGGCCCAGCTCTCTGGGGATCTCAGACACCTGCCAGTACACAgcaaatatcaataaaacacaaagtcagaattcagGTCTGTGATTGTTATCAGTGGTGTATTTGTTATAATGATCTGAATAGCAGGTTTACATCTGTAGTACAACTGTTTCCCATGATCCCCTGCTCTCCTCATGTAGGGACTCGTGGCTACTCACATGAATTCATGCTTCAGCTGCGCTTCTGTCCAGCCGCATGTGTTCGTCCTGAGAACCTGGCCCTGATTCCTGGAGTAACCGACAGCAAACCAGGTTGTGCACACATGCAgtcctaaaaaataaatctcttctGGGTTACAGTGGGACCTGTGcagaagtaataaaaaatatgctatTTAATATGTAGAACCAAGCAGGACAGATggataattaattttttttaattctctagCGATGCCCTTGAAGTTTGTGAAAAGTGAGACATAATGATCTTGAATAAGGGTTATATCATCTCCTtccaaaagtattaaaatattttaatgtttcctaCATTTTGTCTCCTTGtggcatttattttgtattcagctgtttttccacACCTGCTATTCTTCAATATTAAAtttcttgtttctctttgaGCTCAGATACTTCAGAGGACGCTCAACATTATGAGAAAAGGTTGGTTCACCAGATATTTTGGTTTccaatctaaataaatattatataaagtgatttttatctttaaaagcCACAATCATTGTCCGTTTTAGAATCACACttgtaataaaatgtgtaatttactGACAGGatatttaaaagcagaattaaGATGGGTACTGAATGTGTCGCAGGTTCAGAGACCGTCTCAGGCATCAGGTGGACTTGGAGTCTGTCTATAAACACGTCCTTCCTGGTTCTGGCTGTCCAGAGGTCACGACCCTGCACTCTGAGGGTGGAACTACTGTTGACTACATTTTCTATTCTCCAAAACGTACTTtgaccaaaaaacaaagaggtaAAAGGACAGGATTGGAAGAAGCCAGCTACCAAGTGTTGACTTTAAATTGCTtgtatttatcattttcttctCCTAGCTTATAAAACGTCTGCAGGAAAAGGCCTGAAGCTTGTTGGTTCGCTCTCTCTCCTGTCTGAGGACTTCTTGTGGTCAATGAATGGACTTCCCAATCACATATTACCTTCGGATCATCTCAGCCTGGTGGCTCGATTCCAGCTGGAGCTTGATGACGCATGAAAAAATAGAAGTTAACTGTTGAGTTGTAAGAACTCACTCTGTTTTTTTAGTGTAGAAATAATGAACCATTTTGTTCATAACACacgtttgtagtttttatttttttgtacaatacTCTCCAATGAATGGAAGTAgaagtttgaataaatatttttcaggtATGCATGGCTTGTGATTCAGCCCATCGTAAATAAACCTGCTGCTGTTTAATCCTCAGGATCTCTGTGTGATTCAGAGCTGGGAATGTGACCTTAATATCTGCTCTCAGACATTcagtgtgcatgcgtgtgtgatTAAAgcttgaatgaataaatgatgtGTACAGTTAATTTAGGCATGTTGGCACAGAATAAGAGCTTCTCACGTTCCTTTAaccatattttctaaatattggtgcatcacagatttttctgtgattAAATACTACAGAAACTTTTGTCTTCTGGCACTTATGGCTTTAATGGAACTCTACGGCTCTCAAACATTTAAGGTAATTGCCCTTCAGCAAGTTGCAGAAAAACGACTTGCATTTTTGACCCATCAAAAAGCTGCTGggatatttctgcttttacgACTTGGATGTGCTCCCTGATCTTAATTCTTGCAACCACTAAAAGTTATTAGAAAAACCCCTCAATATGAGGAAGACCAAACCTATTGGTGCCAGCCATGATTACAGGACGCTGCATTAGCTTGCAGATGTAGTTTTGAAATGGATAAACAGCCTCTGAAATAGAAATGTATGAAACACGCATAAAAAACTAACtataaaactaataaatgatTACAACAAGCATCACATAAATTATTTCAACCAGTAGGGATGAGACTGACAATTGGGAGTGAGCATCCTAATTCTTGTgcattcaga
It encodes the following:
- the angel1 gene encoding protein angel homolog 1 — its product is MRRIHFRIMIGVLLFYAFYPLTWFLFRRPSEALKRSVPQSVNGTTVWDGDTVTLGSTQSETTMQDQSGETKERLKEPVPQKNIQSPNTDEENLSAVLQKDMRIDAAAETTEMQTTLEEEREDPKMGDGEKVVFRDVIHDSQNEKEISTSSGDNVDVLLKYPTLEGSMEKTNCPEKNQSKTENSKEMLQASNADTSKSPDECWDDYIVTTGNPLLSNSQTYLKIDEQHDAQTGWHFPVGPGLAQEVFCPQWSFPASSYYTTVEPTVPFEVMWRVWEDLDADSESVLTPITIKKASLDFTVMSYNILAQDLLELNQHLYAHCPLEMQQWSYRCNLLLNEIEKWAPDILCLQEVQENHYHEHLHPLLSQMGYTCVYQRRTGTKTDGCAVCYQGSRFAEAAVSKLEFFRPETGLLDRHNVGIVLLLRPLVTTEAEVKEAGPSLCVANTHLLFNPRRGDVKLAQLAIMLAEIDAVIKSCKARGEHCNVVFCGDFNSVPHLPLYQFITTGELSYQGLPTWMISGQEDLSYKPSYHRLFAPLWPSSLGISDTCQYTANINKTQSQNSGTRGYSHEFMLQLRFCPAACVRPENLALIPGVTDSKPDTSEDAQHYEKRFRDRLRHQVDLESVYKHVLPGSGCPEVTTLHSEGGTTVDYIFYSPKRTLTKKQRAYKTSAGKGLKLVGSLSLLSEDFLWSMNGLPNHILPSDHLSLVARFQLELDDA